The segment AAGGGAAATACTTATAGACTTTACGTAATTTCCCATGTAGTACCTTTTCAAGAACATAGCATCGAAGTCTTTGAAAGAACTTCTCGGCCGGATCAAAAATCTCCGACAGGGACCTGGAAGCATATCCAAACTTTGAAAGATCCCTTGCTTACCAGTCCTAACGATTTATTCGTCGAATCGGAAAACGAAATTTATGTTTCTAACGACCACGGACAGGGAGGAAAATTTCGCTATTTCCTTGACGATCTCTTCCGGAGTGCAAGATCGGAAATCTCCGTCTATGACGGAAAATCCTGGTCGTCTTTAGGAAATCCTCTATATTATGGAAATGGAATTTTATTTATAAAAAGAGCCGACGGCAAAGAATTTCTATACCGTTCCGGCTTTATGGACCGTGCCGTCTTTAAATTCCCTGTCGATCGTAGTTCGGGAAAGATTGTTTTAGGCGAACCTAAGACAATCTTTGTCGATACCGGTACGGATAACCTAGAAGCCGATGAAAAAGGGAGAATATTCGTAGTCGGTCACCAATCCACATGGAAATTTTTAAGACATCTTCGTAATAAAGATTATCCTGCTCCAACTCAAGTTTTCGTTATTAATCCCGACGACACTTTCAAAGAAATATACGCGAATCCTGGAGAGGAGATTTCCGCAGGAAGCACTGCAATTTCATACAAGGATAAATTATATATTTCGCAGGTTTTTAACGACTATATATTGGACTG is part of the Leptospira broomii serovar Hurstbridge str. 5399 genome and harbors:
- a CDS encoding SMP-30/gluconolactonase/LRE family protein, with the translated sequence MQNSLISKISILLCFLSISCSAELKTIPLPACSKIAGMPGPEDIAIDRKEGLLYVSSHERRISDQEGKLYVLNTVDPSPKPIPLVVDYPKPFHPHGISLLMKGNTYRLYVISHVVPFQEHSIEVFERTSRPDQKSPTGTWKHIQTLKDPLLTSPNDLFVESENEIYVSNDHGQGGKFRYFLDDLFRSARSEISVYDGKSWSSLGNPLYYGNGILFIKRADGKEFLYRSGFMDRAVFKFPVDRSSGKIVLGEPKTIFVDTGTDNLEADEKGRIFVVGHQSTWKFLRHLRNKDYPAPTQVFVINPDDTFKEIYANPGEEISAGSTAISYKDKLYISQVFNDYILDCSFQ